One segment of Aquimarina sp. BL5 DNA contains the following:
- a CDS encoding cytochrome c biogenesis protein ResB produces MKHILKILFSNRTSGILLLVFAVTMAIATFIENDYGTETSKALVYNAKWFEILVLLLAFNFLGNIAKYNLFSWEKAPVFLFHIAFIIIILGSGITRYRGYEALMTIKEETASNRMISIDSYLQLEAGNGSVNKNFSSNPIFMSELGLNTISENYDFENKNIKVNLKKYIPRAHYRLKDTIKGATYLHIVIADNDDRKDFYIKKGARETIYGIPIAFESSHKSKKDIFITKNNDTWLASFPEDTNYFSMILNKASFYPKDTLVPLQFKALSEINNVPIVFNQISENHYLEIISKEKDPEIKNPEAAIIISLESGKETKEITLFGGPGYMNPYSTLFINGIHINLRYGSKPIKLPFSIFLKDFILERYPGSNSPSAFYSNVEIQEKNRFFDYTIFMNNVLNHKGYRFFQSAYLPDESGTILSVNHDYWGTFTTYLGYALLALGMLLSLCWKSSHFGLTLKLLR; encoded by the coding sequence TTGAAACACATATTAAAAATACTGTTTTCTAATCGCACAAGCGGAATACTATTACTTGTATTTGCTGTTACTATGGCTATTGCAACTTTTATCGAGAACGACTACGGAACTGAAACCTCCAAAGCACTCGTTTACAATGCGAAATGGTTCGAAATATTAGTACTTCTTCTTGCTTTCAATTTTCTGGGCAATATTGCCAAATACAATCTTTTTAGCTGGGAAAAAGCACCTGTTTTTTTATTTCATATAGCATTTATTATAATTATTCTAGGTTCTGGAATCACTAGATATAGAGGCTACGAAGCATTAATGACCATAAAAGAAGAGACTGCCAGTAACAGAATGATCTCTATAGATAGCTATCTCCAACTGGAGGCAGGTAACGGTTCAGTTAATAAGAATTTTTCTAGCAATCCAATTTTCATGAGCGAACTTGGACTCAATACTATTAGTGAGAATTACGATTTTGAAAATAAAAATATTAAGGTTAACCTAAAAAAATACATCCCTAGAGCACATTATCGTCTGAAAGATACTATTAAAGGGGCAACCTATCTACACATTGTAATTGCTGATAATGATGATAGAAAGGATTTTTACATCAAAAAAGGAGCACGAGAAACAATTTATGGAATCCCAATTGCTTTTGAAAGCTCACACAAATCAAAGAAAGATATTTTCATTACCAAAAACAATGACACTTGGTTAGCATCATTCCCAGAAGACACAAATTACTTTTCTATGATACTAAACAAAGCCAGTTTTTACCCCAAAGACACTCTTGTACCATTACAATTTAAAGCACTGAGTGAAATCAACAATGTACCCATAGTTTTTAACCAAATATCAGAAAACCACTATTTAGAAATCATTTCAAAGGAAAAAGATCCAGAAATTAAAAACCCAGAAGCCGCTATCATAATATCCTTAGAGTCGGGTAAAGAAACAAAAGAAATCACATTATTTGGAGGTCCAGGATACATGAACCCTTATAGCACTTTATTCATAAATGGCATTCATATAAACCTTCGATATGGCTCCAAACCAATTAAACTCCCTTTCTCTATCTTTTTAAAAGATTTTATACTAGAGCGATATCCAGGATCTAATAGTCCATCAGCTTTTTACAGCAATGTAGAAATTCAAGAAAAAAACAGGTTCTTTGACTACACTATTTTCATGAATAATGTCCTGAATCATAAAGGGTATCGCTTTTTTCAATCCGCATATCTTCCTGATGAAAGCGGCACTATTCTTTCTGTAAATCATGATTATTGGGGAACCTTCACCACCTATCTTGGTTATGCATTATTGGCACTTGGAATGTTATTAAGTCTATGTTGGAAAAGTTCTCATTTCGGATTAACACTAAAACTATTACGTTGA
- a CDS encoding cytochrome c3 family protein, which translates to MFSKNPLRKRQRIGSIIGIIIGIIIYIILPLKQSEDFLSLGPLNTGHEGLSCNACHTDAKGNLIQQLQSNIAYTFGMRETKADFGTENVDNKKCLECHDRPNDRHPTHRFLEPRFKEAIANINATECETCHREHNDTRIVLKDAAFCVNCHYDLEVKNDPIDTPHEELIANKQWNTCLQCHDFHGNHIYKVAEKMKDTIPLEKIQEYLKGGADPFSDKKKYQPLSEEEWLKMKKKYSVK; encoded by the coding sequence ATGTTTAGTAAAAATCCACTAAGAAAAAGGCAACGGATTGGCTCTATAATTGGAATCATTATAGGTATCATCATATATATTATTTTACCTCTAAAACAATCAGAAGACTTTTTAAGTCTAGGACCACTTAATACAGGACACGAAGGCTTGTCTTGTAACGCTTGCCATACGGATGCAAAGGGAAACTTAATACAACAATTACAATCTAATATAGCTTACACATTTGGAATGCGTGAAACCAAAGCTGATTTTGGAACTGAAAATGTAGATAACAAAAAATGTTTGGAATGCCACGATAGGCCTAATGACCGTCATCCTACGCATCGTTTTCTAGAACCTAGATTTAAAGAAGCAATCGCAAATATAAACGCTACAGAGTGCGAAACTTGCCATAGAGAACACAATGATACCAGAATAGTTCTTAAAGATGCTGCATTCTGTGTGAATTGTCACTATGATTTAGAGGTGAAAAATGACCCTATCGACACCCCTCATGAAGAACTGATCGCTAATAAACAATGGAATACTTGCCTACAATGCCACGATTTTCATGGCAACCATATTTATAAAGTAGCTGAGAAAATGAAAGACACCATTCCGTTAGAAAAAATTCAGGAATACCTAAAAGGAGGAGCAGATCCTTTTTCGGACAAAAAGAAATATCAACCATTAAGTGAAGAAGAATGGTTAAAAATGAAAAAGAAATATTCCGTCAAATGA
- a CDS encoding ferredoxin--NADP reductase, translated as MLLTVKEIIHETEDAVSVILNKGGFFNKIKYKPGQFLTVKIPIKNKIEKRAYSFSSSPFTDKFLRITVKKVQKGLVSNYICENLTAGQKIEIEKPAGSFYIEPDKKAKHNYIFFAGGSGITPIFSIIKTVLEKEPLSKIVLIYANKNEESIIFKKALEDLEEKYPNRLSTQHILEKNISNKLNYHQDLLNEELVTEIMETHMLEYHDGKYMMCGPQGFMNKAKEILANNGITRNQIKLEAFSSNFITSSDAKDLISNVIIYQEKKKHEISVSGDKTILQAAMSENIMLPYSCRSGMCSSCKAKCIKGKVKMIDGHFLSEEEVANGDILTCISFPASNNVSISFLND; from the coding sequence ATGCTGTTAACCGTCAAAGAGATAATTCACGAAACCGAAGATGCCGTTAGTGTTATTCTTAACAAAGGAGGATTCTTTAACAAAATCAAATACAAACCAGGACAATTTCTTACTGTAAAAATTCCTATTAAAAATAAAATTGAAAAAAGGGCTTATTCGTTTAGCAGCAGTCCATTCACAGATAAATTCCTACGAATCACTGTCAAGAAAGTACAGAAAGGATTAGTTTCTAATTATATCTGTGAAAACTTAACCGCAGGTCAAAAAATAGAGATTGAAAAACCCGCTGGTAGTTTTTACATAGAACCTGATAAAAAGGCAAAACACAACTATATTTTTTTCGCAGGAGGAAGTGGTATAACACCTATATTTTCTATTATTAAAACTGTTTTAGAAAAAGAGCCTTTATCTAAAATCGTTTTGATTTATGCAAATAAAAATGAGGAATCCATCATATTTAAAAAAGCACTTGAAGATCTTGAAGAAAAGTATCCAAACCGTTTAAGCACCCAACATATACTGGAAAAAAACATCTCTAACAAACTAAACTACCATCAAGATTTATTAAATGAAGAACTGGTTACAGAAATTATGGAAACACACATGTTAGAGTATCACGATGGTAAATATATGATGTGTGGCCCACAAGGTTTTATGAATAAAGCTAAAGAAATATTGGCAAATAATGGTATTACTAGGAATCAAATTAAACTAGAAGCATTTAGTTCCAATTTTATAACATCTAGTGATGCTAAAGATCTAATAAGCAATGTAATTATCTATCAAGAAAAAAAGAAGCATGAAATAAGCGTTTCGGGAGACAAAACGATCCTGCAAGCGGCAATGTCAGAAAACATCATGCTACCCTACTCCTGCAGATCAGGCATGTGTAGTAGTTGTAAAGCTAAATGTATAAAAGGAAAAGTAAAAATGATTGATGGTCACTTTTTATCAGAGGAAGAAGTTGCAAACGGAGATATTTTAACCTGTATAAGTTTCCCAGCTTCTAATAATGTTAGCATTAGCTTTCTAAACGATTAA
- a CDS encoding DUF3365 domain-containing protein codes for MNHLKAKGIFFLLVTGYSVILQSCGGVPEETASNESSDKVLAVADVLTLVAEENDITRTLYTKGIVGAGKKQGLKFDEDWQDDEVEAGPLPALFLRGISSDIRKSDVPLGLYLGSDFPINASNKFQGKQAELFAKIKTDQKPQHFYEEDQKLYTSMFADLAVAAPCVNCHNDHKSTTKTDWKLGDVMGATTWQYPSDSLSYKEAIGVINAYRNGTKAIYNAYLEEIAAFKNDSTKPQIGNKWPSKGFYLPTAEVFIDSVRKLASYHSLEKLLLAENQKTTKTKGLASN; via the coding sequence ATGAATCATCTAAAAGCAAAGGGAATATTTTTCTTACTAGTAACAGGATATTCTGTTATTCTTCAATCCTGTGGCGGGGTACCAGAAGAAACCGCATCAAATGAATCATCAGACAAAGTACTAGCGGTTGCAGACGTACTTACCTTAGTTGCTGAAGAAAATGATATCACTAGAACATTGTACACTAAAGGAATTGTAGGAGCCGGAAAAAAACAAGGATTAAAATTCGACGAGGACTGGCAAGATGACGAAGTAGAAGCAGGTCCACTTCCCGCACTATTCTTAAGAGGAATTTCTTCTGATATTCGAAAAAGTGATGTGCCGCTAGGGTTATACTTAGGTTCTGACTTCCCTATTAATGCTTCAAACAAATTTCAGGGAAAACAAGCAGAACTATTTGCTAAAATAAAGACGGATCAAAAACCACAACATTTCTATGAAGAAGATCAGAAATTATACACTTCTATGTTTGCAGATCTCGCTGTAGCAGCTCCTTGTGTTAACTGCCACAACGATCATAAAAGCACTACAAAAACTGATTGGAAACTAGGTGATGTTATGGGTGCAACTACCTGGCAATATCCTTCTGACTCTTTATCATACAAAGAAGCCATAGGAGTTATAAATGCATACAGAAATGGCACAAAAGCTATCTACAATGCATATCTCGAAGAAATAGCTGCTTTTAAAAACGATAGCACAAAACCACAAATTGGTAATAAATGGCCTTCTAAAGGCTTCTACCTACCAACAGCAGAAGTATTTATTGACAGCGTAAGGAAATTAGCTTCCTATCATAGTCTTGAAAAATTGTTACTGGCCGAGAACCAAAAAACAACTAAGACAAAAGGCTTAGCTTCTAATTAA
- a CDS encoding globin family protein → MEKRTIELVQTSFSKVAPIAEAAAGIFYDKLFELDPELKKIFPANDAEAMKGQGNKLMTMLSSAVAGLSNIDRLIPILQDLGKRHVDYKVESSHYDTVGAALLSTLETGLGEDFTPEVETAWADTYGVMASVMKTAAYGEVA, encoded by the coding sequence ATGGAAAAACGCACAATTGAATTGGTACAAACATCTTTTAGTAAAGTTGCACCCATTGCGGAAGCTGCCGCAGGAATTTTTTACGATAAACTTTTCGAATTAGATCCTGAGTTAAAAAAGATATTCCCAGCTAACGATGCAGAAGCTATGAAAGGACAAGGAAACAAATTAATGACTATGCTTTCTTCTGCAGTAGCTGGACTAAGCAATATAGATAGACTTATACCAATATTACAAGATTTAGGAAAAAGACATGTCGATTACAAAGTGGAATCTTCGCATTATGATACAGTAGGCGCTGCATTACTAAGTACTTTGGAAACTGGACTTGGAGAAGATTTCACACCAGAAGTAGAAACAGCTTGGGCTGACACTTATGGTGTTATGGCATCTGTTATGAAAACTGCCGCATACGGAGAAGTGGCATAG
- a CDS encoding nitrate reductase — MAFKSYKTTCSYCGVGCGIIAKKDAKGVITVEGDPDHPVNKGMLCSKGMNLHHVVQDKSDRILYPEMRWSKGHERQRVSWDQAFDRATAVFNTIIDKYGPDSVGFYVSGQCLTEEYYLVNKLTKGFIGTNNVDTNSRLCMSSAVVGYKQALGEDSVPIAYEDIELADCFMIAGANPAWCHPILFRRIEAHKEQNPDTKIIVVDPRKTQSCDIADLHLQIIPGTDVVLYNAIAKRLIDRRKIDKNFIANHTDNYELLKESLQSTSLTDAAKICGITVADIKKAASFISNAKGFITLWAMGLNQSSIGVNKNNALLNLSLLTGHIGKPGSGPFSLTGQPNAMGGREVGGMANLLAAHKDLGNKEHRTEVANFWGGKEISEKPGFTATEMFDALESGKLKAVWIICTNPLVSLPNANKVEKALQNAKFVVVQDISYRSETLEYADLVLPAAGWAEKEGTMTNSERRITYLNKVVNPPGEALPDSEILWKFAQRMGYRGFDYTSVEEVYKEHCRLTKGTNIDITGLNYDRLKNEGSFQWPVPESNHSGTARLFEDKRFYTDTGNAKFVVPRFTKPTSELLTEKHPLILTTGRVRDQWHTRTKTGKVNRLLTHIPHPFLEMNQVDAFLRKIKDGDIAVIESKRGKVQVKVKVSDAIGKGVVFLPMHWGKVLGNDYGRANNLTTSIVDPISKEPDFKFSAVQVSKFVKEKQKICIIGAGTAAYRFIQTYREHNMEDEITVFSKEPYPFYNRVLLPEYVSEELTWEQLQKMREGSMESLKVTLSTSNPIEEINREEKYLIDSKGEKHQYDVVLMATGSRAFVPKEVPIHLPGRFTMRDRGDADKLKKYLDDTGLPENKQHVTIVGGGLLGLELAAALRKKEVNITIIQRGNRLMERQLDIVASRLLAEDVREKGIQIHFDNEVDTVFNQDSGSLLVNLKSGKSFTCNAVVYSIGTIPNIDLAKAEGVTCRRGIVVNQYLQSSDPDIFAVGEIAEFEGNLFGITAAAEQQADVVAKYLLGDFSAIYKGSVFMNILKFEDLDLCSIGNIDMPKDDPTYEEVIFMDVGKRFYKRCIVKNDWLVGAILMGDKSEFADFKRLIEEKIELSEKREELLRSSQPDEPVLGKLICSCSQVGEGNLEEAIKSGCEDFSELCIKTGAGLGCGSCKPEVKEVLNNVMQLA; from the coding sequence ATGGCATTTAAATCTTATAAGACTACCTGTTCGTATTGTGGTGTTGGTTGTGGAATAATAGCTAAAAAAGATGCTAAGGGGGTGATTACTGTAGAGGGAGATCCCGATCATCCTGTGAACAAAGGAATGTTATGTTCTAAAGGAATGAACTTACATCATGTTGTTCAAGACAAGAGTGATCGGATTTTGTATCCAGAGATGCGATGGAGTAAAGGACATGAGCGTCAGCGAGTATCTTGGGATCAGGCTTTTGATCGTGCAACAGCAGTTTTTAATACTATTATTGATAAATATGGTCCTGATAGTGTAGGATTTTATGTTTCAGGACAATGTCTTACCGAAGAATATTACCTGGTAAACAAACTGACTAAAGGATTTATTGGGACTAATAACGTAGATACTAATTCTAGATTATGTATGAGTTCTGCAGTTGTGGGATACAAACAGGCGTTAGGGGAAGACAGTGTTCCCATTGCATATGAAGATATAGAATTAGCTGATTGTTTTATGATTGCCGGAGCTAATCCTGCATGGTGCCACCCAATTTTATTCAGAAGAATTGAAGCGCATAAAGAACAAAATCCGGATACCAAAATTATTGTAGTTGATCCAAGAAAAACGCAATCTTGCGATATTGCGGATTTACATTTACAAATCATACCTGGTACAGACGTTGTATTATATAATGCCATTGCTAAACGATTAATCGATCGAAGAAAAATCGATAAAAATTTTATAGCAAACCATACAGATAATTACGAATTGTTAAAAGAATCTTTGCAATCCACTTCATTAACGGATGCTGCAAAAATATGCGGGATTACTGTCGCTGATATTAAGAAAGCAGCTTCCTTTATAAGCAATGCTAAAGGGTTTATAACGCTTTGGGCAATGGGATTAAACCAGAGTTCCATAGGAGTAAATAAAAATAATGCGCTTTTAAATCTATCCCTACTCACGGGGCATATCGGAAAACCTGGATCAGGTCCCTTTTCATTAACAGGTCAGCCTAATGCAATGGGCGGTAGAGAAGTAGGAGGAATGGCTAACCTGCTGGCAGCCCACAAGGATTTAGGTAATAAAGAACATCGAACAGAAGTTGCTAATTTTTGGGGAGGAAAAGAAATTTCAGAGAAACCGGGATTTACAGCTACAGAGATGTTTGATGCATTAGAAAGTGGAAAGCTAAAAGCTGTATGGATTATTTGTACAAACCCGTTAGTAAGTCTTCCTAATGCCAATAAGGTAGAAAAAGCTTTACAAAATGCCAAGTTTGTTGTTGTTCAAGATATTTCATATCGTTCGGAGACCTTAGAGTATGCTGATTTAGTTTTGCCAGCTGCTGGTTGGGCAGAAAAAGAAGGAACAATGACCAATAGTGAGAGGCGTATTACATATTTGAATAAGGTAGTTAATCCTCCAGGAGAAGCATTACCAGATTCAGAGATACTTTGGAAGTTTGCGCAGCGTATGGGATATCGTGGATTTGATTATACATCAGTAGAAGAGGTATACAAAGAACATTGTCGATTGACTAAGGGTACGAACATTGATATTACTGGTTTAAATTATGATCGACTAAAAAACGAAGGTAGTTTTCAGTGGCCAGTACCAGAAAGTAATCATTCAGGAACTGCACGTTTATTTGAAGATAAACGTTTTTATACAGATACAGGTAATGCAAAGTTTGTAGTACCAAGGTTTACTAAACCAACTTCAGAACTATTAACTGAGAAACATCCGTTGATTTTAACAACAGGTAGAGTTCGTGATCAATGGCATACCAGAACCAAAACAGGGAAGGTAAATAGATTATTAACCCATATTCCACATCCTTTTCTAGAAATGAACCAAGTAGATGCTTTTCTGAGAAAGATAAAAGATGGCGATATAGCCGTAATCGAGAGTAAACGAGGAAAAGTACAGGTCAAGGTTAAGGTTAGTGATGCTATTGGCAAAGGAGTTGTGTTTTTACCAATGCATTGGGGTAAAGTCTTAGGGAATGATTACGGAAGAGCTAATAATCTAACAACCAGTATTGTTGATCCTATTTCCAAAGAACCTGACTTTAAGTTCTCTGCTGTACAGGTTTCAAAATTTGTAAAAGAAAAACAGAAGATTTGTATCATTGGCGCGGGTACCGCCGCTTATCGTTTTATACAAACGTATAGAGAACATAATATGGAAGATGAGATTACTGTTTTTTCTAAAGAACCATATCCTTTTTATAATCGTGTTTTACTACCAGAATACGTAAGCGAAGAACTTACTTGGGAGCAATTGCAAAAGATGCGAGAAGGAAGTATGGAATCTCTTAAGGTAACTTTATCTACAAGCAATCCAATTGAGGAAATTAACCGAGAGGAAAAATACCTTATTGATAGCAAAGGAGAAAAACATCAGTACGATGTAGTGCTAATGGCGACAGGTAGTAGGGCTTTTGTCCCAAAAGAAGTACCTATTCATTTACCGGGAAGGTTTACTATGAGGGATCGTGGTGATGCAGATAAACTAAAGAAATATCTCGATGATACAGGTTTGCCAGAAAATAAACAACATGTAACTATTGTAGGAGGTGGACTATTAGGTCTGGAACTAGCAGCAGCACTGCGTAAAAAGGAAGTGAACATCACTATTATTCAACGAGGAAATCGATTGATGGAGCGTCAGCTGGATATTGTAGCTAGTCGTTTGTTGGCAGAAGATGTGCGCGAAAAAGGAATACAGATTCATTTTGACAATGAGGTGGATACGGTATTTAATCAGGATTCTGGGTCATTATTAGTAAACCTGAAATCAGGAAAATCATTTACTTGTAATGCTGTAGTTTATTCTATTGGTACCATCCCAAATATTGATTTGGCAAAAGCAGAAGGTGTTACTTGTCGTCGTGGAATTGTAGTAAATCAATATTTGCAATCTAGTGATCCAGATATTTTTGCGGTAGGTGAGATTGCCGAATTCGAAGGTAATTTATTCGGAATTACAGCTGCTGCAGAACAGCAAGCAGATGTGGTAGCAAAGTATCTTTTAGGAGATTTTAGTGCAATTTATAAAGGATCTGTATTTATGAATATTCTGAAGTTTGAAGATCTGGATCTTTGTAGTATTGGTAATATTGATATGCCAAAAGATGATCCTACTTATGAAGAAGTTATTTTTATGGATGTAGGTAAACGATTTTACAAGAGATGTATTGTTAAAAATGATTGGCTGGTAGGTGCAATTTTGATGGGTGATAAGAGTGAGTTCGCTGATTTTAAAAGACTAATCGAAGAGAAAATAGAATTATCAGAAAAAAGAGAAGAATTACTTAGATCGTCACAACCAGACGAACCTGTACTTGGTAAACTGATTTGTTCTTGTAGTCAAGTGGGTGAAGGTAATCTAGAAGAAGCGATAAAATCTGGCTGTGAAGACTTCTCAGAACTATGTATTAAAACAGGAGCAGGATTAGGTTGTGGTAGTTGTAAACCCGAAGTAAAAGAAGTATTGAATAATGTAATGCAATTAGCTTAG
- a CDS encoding rubredoxin, whose product MEEFMHRINIKGGILSPSELQRIIMYAEDLGLETFHFGSRQDIIFPSKDSKGNVVSEHQLFNTDFFAPETEQNISCSYVSIDIFNSTVWLRGTTYLYILEQFRYKPKLKINISDPQQQMVSLFSGDLNFIASTNEDYWYLFLKLPGWEEVFYPVLIFTWDIAKVAQEIEKIYQKVNNVDELFQFLNESIDTNNRVIEKALNVSFKPFPYYEGMNKMGINQYWLGLYWRNNKYDLKFLKALCEFCIEYRIGKICLTPWKSFVIKGIPKECKLPLEKLLGQFGINVRHSALELNWHLPVASQKALDLKKFLVMNFDQNDISTYGMTFTISIRRNQKRYFTSVVIEENKAPEAIKDFVIRPTYNVLYAKKFDPNTRNYIVYAQDIDQMDLPAILLELTKAYFQNLGEGDEESFAGISVKNEKTEIEVFQCKNCQTIYDPSIGDLVSNILAGTEFEDLPETYQCALCESSKDSFEKMTLEIV is encoded by the coding sequence ATGGAAGAATTTATGCATAGAATAAATATAAAAGGTGGAATTTTATCACCTAGCGAATTGCAACGAATTATAATGTATGCCGAGGACCTAGGATTAGAAACTTTTCATTTTGGATCAAGACAGGACATTATATTTCCTTCTAAAGATTCCAAAGGAAATGTAGTCTCCGAACATCAATTATTCAATACTGATTTTTTCGCTCCAGAAACAGAACAGAATATAAGCTGTTCTTACGTTTCTATAGATATTTTTAACTCTACCGTTTGGTTACGAGGGACAACATATTTATATATTTTAGAGCAGTTTAGGTATAAGCCAAAACTAAAAATTAATATCTCTGACCCACAACAACAAATGGTATCTTTATTCTCAGGAGATCTTAATTTTATTGCATCTACAAACGAAGATTATTGGTATTTATTCCTAAAATTACCAGGATGGGAAGAAGTGTTTTATCCAGTCTTGATATTTACCTGGGATATCGCAAAAGTAGCTCAGGAAATCGAAAAAATATATCAAAAAGTGAATAATGTTGATGAACTTTTTCAGTTTCTCAACGAAAGTATTGACACTAATAATCGTGTAATAGAAAAAGCGCTAAATGTTAGTTTTAAACCGTTTCCTTACTATGAAGGAATGAATAAAATGGGAATCAATCAGTATTGGTTAGGATTGTATTGGAGAAATAATAAATATGATCTAAAATTCCTTAAAGCACTTTGTGAATTTTGTATCGAATATCGAATAGGTAAAATATGTTTGACTCCTTGGAAATCATTTGTTATAAAGGGAATTCCGAAGGAATGTAAATTGCCTCTAGAAAAACTTTTGGGTCAATTTGGGATTAATGTTCGTCATTCTGCGTTAGAGTTAAATTGGCATTTACCAGTGGCTAGTCAGAAAGCTTTAGACTTAAAAAAATTCTTGGTCATGAATTTTGACCAAAATGATATAAGTACCTACGGTATGACTTTTACCATAAGTATTCGACGTAATCAAAAAAGATATTTCACATCTGTTGTTATTGAAGAAAACAAAGCACCTGAGGCAATAAAAGATTTTGTCATCAGGCCTACCTATAATGTTTTATACGCCAAGAAATTTGATCCTAATACACGAAATTATATTGTGTATGCTCAGGATATAGACCAAATGGATCTACCTGCAATATTATTAGAATTAACAAAAGCTTATTTTCAGAATTTGGGAGAAGGAGATGAAGAAAGTTTTGCAGGGATTTCGGTTAAAAATGAGAAAACGGAGATCGAAGTATTTCAATGTAAAAATTGCCAAACGATATATGATCCATCTATAGGTGATCTGGTATCAAATATTTTAGCAGGGACAGAGTTTGAAGATTTACCAGAAACTTATCAATGTGCATTATGTGAGTCTTCTAAAGATAGTTTTGAGAAAATGACCTTAGAGATAGTTTAA
- a CDS encoding lipocalin family protein translates to MKKHFPTLLLALVIIITSSCSKSKKEPYQIPENAIELIAGTSGKTWKIAKRHNDGTRMNMAGCFLSYRTTYNPDMTMKDNNGEQHDCGPSLIANWEITQSKKGHYFIKLKSDQLPKMMNIEKNYKSFQITYLSKDSLQLRYRHAQFSGQVRTIVDLYVQEDVVAPNRDFHNK, encoded by the coding sequence ATGAAAAAACACTTTCCAACCTTGTTATTAGCTTTAGTTATTATTATAACATCTTCTTGCTCTAAGAGCAAGAAAGAACCTTATCAAATTCCTGAAAATGCTATTGAGCTTATTGCAGGAACATCCGGTAAAACCTGGAAAATAGCAAAACGACATAATGATGGCACAAGAATGAATATGGCTGGTTGTTTTTTATCCTACAGAACTACGTATAATCCCGATATGACTATGAAAGATAATAATGGTGAACAACACGATTGTGGTCCATCTCTTATTGCCAATTGGGAAATCACACAAAGTAAAAAAGGGCATTACTTCATCAAATTAAAAAGTGATCAACTACCTAAAATGATGAATATAGAAAAGAATTATAAGTCTTTTCAGATTACGTATCTAAGTAAAGACAGCCTACAATTACGCTACAGACATGCTCAGTTTTCTGGTCAGGTTCGTACTATCGTTGATTTATATGTTCAAGAAGATGTTGTAGCTCCTAATCGAGATTTTCATAATAAATAA